CAATGGCCAGCACCTGACGGTAAGCCCATAGGGCGTTGCTGCCGGAAGGCGCGGTAATGTAGCCGACTTCAAAATGGATTTGCGCCAGTTCGAGCAGGTCCTTGATCTGAAGCTGCTGTTCCGGAGTCAGTTCAACGACTTCAGGCACGGCATCCATATTCTGATAAATATAGACATAACCGCCCGCCGCCGCGATTAAAGCCACAATCGCTGCAGCGCCAAGGACTTTCGGCCAAGGCGATTTGGGCTCTATTTCATCCAGGAATTGACTAATGGAAACCGTTCTCTGTTCTCTTTTCAGCGCCAGGGCATGCGTCAAGGCGTTCCATTGCCGGCGTTTCAAGCCCGGAATGACCGGCGGCTGCAGATTGACTTCCAGCGCTTTCTGGGCGGACAGTTTGCCGAACGGATGCTTGCCGGCCAGCAGTTCATAGCTGACGCAGGCCAGTGCATAAATATCGTCGCGAGGGTCGGGGTCGCGGTTTTCAAACATTTCCAGACTGGCGTAAGCCGGCGTCAGCGCGCCCAAGTCGCGAGCATTGAAAACCGTATCGTCATGGCCCTGGCGGTCCGATCTTACGGCCGCGCAGGCGATGCCGAAATCCAGCACCTTGACTTCACCGCCGTCGGTAATAAAGATGTTGCCGGGTTTAAAATCCGAATGAATGATGTTCTTTTTGTGGGCGTAACCCAATGCCAAAGCCAGCCCTTTAATGATCGGCCAGGCTTTGTCGAAGGGAATGCCGCCTTGCGGAGCGATTTCACGGATATATTGAGAAAGCGACCTGCCTTCCAATATTTCCATGACCATGAAGATATTGCGGCCGTCGCGGTCGAAATCATAGACGCTGACGATATTGGGATGCGCCAGCATCTGGGATTTTTTCGTTTCTCGCTGAAGCGCAATGAACAGTTCCGGGTCATCCCTGAATTCTTCATTCAACACTTTT
This is a stretch of genomic DNA from Methylobacter sp. YRD-M1. It encodes these proteins:
- a CDS encoding serine/threonine-protein kinase, giving the protein MNADDLADDATQIAPTRTMRQPSDEAGALTRSPEQDADATVLAQPTRKPAAVDDDANVLAQPVKKAVTAGADVTVQATATFGEIHKEEKSEALKVGSILNKRFVLKEVLGSGGMGTVFRATDLRRQEAQDQQTDVALKVLNEEFRDDPELFIALQRETKKSQMLAHPNIVSVYDFDRDGRNIFMVMEILEGRSLSQYIREIAPQGGIPFDKAWPIIKGLALALGYAHKKNIIHSDFKPGNIFITDGGEVKVLDFGIACAAVRSDRQGHDDTVFNARDLGALTPAYASLEMFENRDPDPRDDIYALACVSYELLAGKHPFGKLSAQKALEVNLQPPVIPGLKRRQWNALTHALALKREQRTVSISQFLDEIEPKSPWPKVLGAAAIVALIAAAGGYVYIYQNMDAVPEVVELTPEQQLQIKDLLELAQIHFEVGYITAPSGSNALWAYRQVLAIDPYNKEALQGLEKIADLIERQAKELFAQQKLDESLAKIEEGLEALPKRESLLALKEKILKMKR